One window of the Natronomonas marina genome contains the following:
- a CDS encoding ATP-binding protein has protein sequence MFQFDALTILRVGPPAVSGVVAGLVTVTVFRRLRRRTVYTGLARPYVVLAGTFAVFNVAYAALGVGTSITSQASWISYFLIVVPWTVFATRYIGLGQQVTRRRILAGASVVAMSAGLIVASLVLEDGPVSDGAVQTIQTVQSVFSLGLVTFVFALVIAVVVTTYRHDLLSTAQGVTVVLPVVALVFAFQTTRPSTPVVNDVLIGGAFLTTAGSLALGVTRYDLVTHLPGTRRLGERAALTETDEAIVVLDEERRVVRSNDSAVESFDDPETLDDVTDHTVATLTDRKTITCRTTLGRRQFEPSVSPLVDEFDETLGHTVMLIDVTEREIRRQRLAVLNRILRHNVRNELDVIRAHAEKADLTEAIAGVDRLGRLSDETRQVQQLMGRSVADRTPTELRTLLNDVVTDVTTGTNADASVTGPDVTVTLDAKLCRYALRHLVENAVEHNDTPSPRVVVRCERGESGIRIAVADDGPGIPDDERSVIETGEEDPLEHASSLGLWGSNWAVQAMGGSLSFAESDLGGTAVVVSLPDVMIRDADG, from the coding sequence GTGTTTCAGTTCGACGCCCTGACGATTCTCAGGGTCGGTCCCCCAGCCGTGAGTGGCGTCGTCGCCGGTCTCGTGACAGTGACCGTCTTCCGACGCCTCCGTCGGAGAACGGTCTACACGGGACTCGCCCGCCCGTACGTCGTCCTCGCCGGGACGTTCGCGGTTTTCAATGTCGCGTACGCAGCCCTCGGAGTGGGAACTTCCATCACCTCTCAGGCGAGCTGGATCAGCTACTTCCTGATCGTCGTGCCGTGGACGGTGTTCGCGACCCGATACATCGGGCTGGGACAGCAGGTCACCCGCCGGCGGATCCTCGCCGGGGCGAGTGTCGTTGCGATGTCCGCGGGCTTGATTGTCGCGTCCCTGGTCCTGGAGGACGGCCCGGTGAGCGACGGGGCGGTTCAGACTATACAGACCGTTCAATCGGTCTTCTCGCTCGGACTCGTAACCTTCGTGTTCGCACTTGTCATCGCCGTCGTCGTCACCACCTACCGACACGACCTGCTGTCGACTGCCCAGGGCGTCACCGTCGTGTTGCCCGTCGTTGCCCTGGTGTTTGCGTTCCAGACGACTCGTCCGTCGACGCCGGTGGTAAACGACGTGTTGATCGGTGGCGCGTTCCTCACCACCGCGGGGAGTCTCGCGCTGGGAGTGACGCGATACGACCTCGTGACGCATCTCCCCGGGACGCGACGGCTCGGCGAACGAGCGGCACTCACAGAAACCGATGAGGCGATCGTCGTCCTCGACGAGGAGCGGCGAGTGGTCCGCTCGAACGATTCGGCCGTCGAGAGCTTCGACGACCCCGAGACGCTGGACGACGTGACCGACCACACGGTCGCCACGCTGACCGACCGCAAGACGATCACCTGTCGGACGACGTTGGGACGCCGACAGTTCGAGCCGAGCGTCTCGCCGCTCGTCGACGAGTTCGACGAGACGCTCGGCCACACCGTCATGCTCATCGACGTGACCGAACGGGAGATACGCCGCCAGCGACTGGCGGTTCTTAATCGCATCCTGCGACACAACGTCCGGAACGAACTGGACGTGATCCGCGCCCACGCGGAAAAGGCCGACCTCACCGAGGCGATAGCGGGCGTCGACCGACTCGGAAGGCTGAGCGACGAGACGCGACAGGTCCAGCAACTGATGGGGCGGTCGGTCGCCGACCGGACACCGACGGAGTTGCGCACGCTGCTCAACGATGTCGTCACCGACGTAACGACAGGGACGAACGCCGACGCGAGCGTCACGGGCCCGGACGTGACCGTCACCCTCGACGCGAAACTGTGCCGGTATGCGCTCAGACACCTCGTCGAGAACGCCGTCGAACACAACGATACCCCGTCACCCCGCGTCGTGGTGCGGTGTGAACGGGGCGAATCCGGGATCCGGATTGCCGTTGCCGACGACGGTCCGGGCATCCCCGACGACGAACGGTCGGTGATCGAGACGGGAGAGGAGGACCCGCTCGAACACGCCAGTAGTCTCGGCCTCTGGGGGTCGAACTGGGCCGTCCAGGCGATGGGCGGGTCGCTCTCGTTCGCGGAAAGTGACCTCGGCGGCACGGCGGTCGTGGTCAGCCTTCCCGACGTGATGATTCGTGACGCGGACGGATAG